Within the Gracilinema caldarium DSM 7334 genome, the region ACCAGGCCAGTTTTTCTATTGGAATGCAAATGTAAATACACCTGTCCAAAGGGCAATAGCCTTTTGGACAGGTGTTCCTTTATTTTTTCATTATATACGCAACAGCGTTTTCACCAGCAATCCGACCAAAGGTAACTATATCAGCGAGCGCATTTCCTCCCAAACGGTTTCCACCATGAACTCCACCGGTAACCTCACCAGCGGCATATAATCCTGGAATAACAGAACCGTCTGTGCGAAGCACTTGAGCTGAGGTATTAATCTTTACCCCGCCCATGGTATGGTGAATCGCAGGAGTTACCTTTATAGCATAATAGGGAGCTTCCGATAACGTTCTCGGCATATCACTGCGACCATATTCAGTATCCTTTTTAGAAAGAACAGCATCATTATAGTTTTTTATGGTCTTCTCGAGGGTTTCAGAAGTACTACCAATTTTATGGGCCAAATCAGCAAGATTTTGAGCTTCTAAAACAAAACCGGCTTTTAAATAGCTTTCAATTGCAGATAAACTTTTTCGTACCGAATTATCAAATACAAGATAGGCTATTTTCCCTTCCTGGGCAAGTATTTTTGCAGAAACCACATCCCGAGTTTCCAATTCATCAACGAAACGCTTGCCAGCTGAATTTACCAAAATAGCACCATTACCCCGTACGGCCTCAGTAACCATCTCATTGCCATCGGGTGCAAAGGTGGGATGGGTCTGAATCTGATCCATATCTACTAATGCTGCCCCAATAGCTTGGGCCATTAGGATACCATCCCCCGTTGCACCAGCATGATTTGTAGTAGCAAATCCTTTTAATGCAGGGTTAAATTTTGCAGCCATTTCATTATTAGCCCCAAAACCACCAGATGCAAGCACAACTGCTTTTGCTGTCACTTTATAGTCTTTTCCATCAATACGAACTACTACTCCTGTAACAGCCCCTTGTTTATTGGTAAGCAATGATCTTACTTCGGCATCAGTAAAGATGGAGAGCGTAGCAGATTGTTTGGCCTTATTGGCAAGGGTTTTAACAATTTCTGGTCCCACTTTAGCACCACCAGAAGGCCGATGAGCCCGATTAACACTGGCACCGGCTAAGCGCCCCACATCTGATAAATCCGCACCCATATCAGTAAGCCATGAAACTGATGCTGCACTTTTCGTTGCCAGAGTTTTAACTAATTCAGGATCATTCTTGTTGTATCCGCCCTTCATAGTATCCTGAAAGAAAAGATCAGGACTATCTTTAATTCCCTTTTCGGCTTGTATAGCAGTACCTGCTGCATTTATACCACCAGTAGCACGAATGGTATTGCCACCCAGGATCCCCATTTTTTCAAAAAGAACAACCCGTACCCCCTTTGCAACAGCGGCATTTGCTGCAGAAAGTCCCGCACCACCACCACCAATAATGACGAGATCATAGGACTTTGCAGGCAGATTTTTACTTCTTCCCTGTGTTTTTGTTTTTTTAACGGCAACGAAACCTGCCTTATTCAAAGCATCTTGAACGGCTGATATATATCCATTACTTGCTTCAGTTGCACCACTTACTACATCAACCTCGGTACTATTTGCCTTTAGGATTCGGTCTTTCAAAGTTGCAAAAGCAGTATCACCAAGGAATGCTGTCTCCTGCATACTCATTATTTTAATGTCTTTTATATCTGTTTCAGTAACCGTAACTAGTACCCTTATGTCTCCACCATGACCTTTTCCTTCACCTTCATAGGTACCAGGCTGGAAACGAGGGGCGGTGCTGACACAGCCGATGAATGCTACACTAGCCCATAAAATGATAGTGTGCAAAAAATATTTAATCCTCATAAAACCTCCAATTGCATTATGGGTATATTATTATAGATATAATATTATTGAGTCAACCAGTTATACCATAACATCGATTAACATCATTTAAGCGGCTCTCTAAGAGGCATTGAAATTGGGTAGCTGCTTTAATTCTGTATATTTATTCATCTTCGCCCCCCCCCACTTGACATATTTTTTGCATACCGGTAGTATATTTATATGAAACGGATTACTATGAACCACCATCATCATCATGGGTACTCATCCAGGGGGGCATAGGGTCCGGTGCCGCGTTGCGGTTCTGTTCGGCATATACAGCCGTGGGCTCTATGGGGTCCACGGCTTTTTTTATGCCCCGAAGGGGACGTTTAAAACTAAGGTTATAAAACTTTAGTTTATAAAGGCACCCCGAAGTTACAAGGAGTTTTTGTATGGGAAAATTGCGGATTTTAATACCCAAGGGCAGGATATTTGACAATGTGTCCCGATTGTTTGCCGAAGCGGGTATTCCAATAAGCCTTTCCGAGCGGACCTACCGGCCCAACATTGCCGCTGACTGGCTCGATGGAAAGGTCATGAAACCCCAGAATGTGGGGGAACTCTTAGAAATTGGGAGCCACGATGCAGGTTTTACCGGCATCGACTGGATCCGTGAAACCGGATCGAACGTGGTAGAAGTGATGGACCTGGGCTTTGACCGGGTTCGGATTGTGGCAGCGGTCCCCGCTGAAATGGACGAGGCTGCCCTGCGGGGAAAGAAACTTGTTGTAGCCACCGAGTATGTTAACCTTGCCCGGGAATGGCTTACGAAAAAGGGCTATGATTTCCGGATTCTCAGGACCTACGGCGCCACCGAAGTATTCCCGCCGGATGATGCGGACATGATCGTCGATAACACCTCCACCGGCCAAACCCTGCGGGACAACGGCCTGCGGATCGTAGATACCATCCTTGAGTCATCAACCCGTTTTGTTGCATCCAAGATTGCCATGGCAGATCCGGAGAAGAAGGCTCAGATTGATGAACTGGCCATGCTCTTTAAGGCGGTCCTTGATGGCCGCGAAAAGGTCATGCTCGAAATGAACGTGAATAAGATCCGCTTCCCCGACCTGGTGGCAGGGCTTCCGGCTATGCGGAGCCCCACCATCGCCCCTCTGTATGGTGATGACGGCTATGCGGTTAAGGTTGCCGTTCCCCGCCACGAGGTGCCCATCCTGATTCCCCAGCTTAAACGGCTTGGAGCTACCGATATTGTTGAATATGAGCTGCGTAAGGTAGTTCCCTGATACGAACTCACCCTCAGCCGGCGGCAGATCGACAAAGATTACAAGGATGCGGCCGCGGAGGCCCGCAAAGGAGGAGCCATGGAACGGATTGCGGAAATTACACGGAAAACCGGAGAAACCGATATACAGGTAAAACTCAATATTGATGGAACAGGGTCGGCCAAAATCGACTGCCCCGTAGGTTTTGTAACCCATATGCTCACCACCTTTGCCCGGCATGGCCTTTTTGACATAGAGCTCACTGCCCGTGGAGACCTGGAGGTGGATCAGCACCACCTGGTAGAAGATATAGGCATTGTACTCGGTCAGGCTTTTGCCAAAGCCTTGGGGGACAAAGGGGGCATCAACCGGGTCGGAAGCTGTCTCTTCCCTATGGATGAAACCCTGGCCCGGGCAGCGGTGGACCTGTCCGGCAGGCCGTACCTCGTATTCGAGGCCAATCTGAGCGGCCTCCCCCTGGTTTCCACCGAGGCCAGTTTTCAGACCGATACGGTAGAAGACTTCTGGCTCGGTTTTGCCACCAATGCGGCCTGCGCGCTTCACCTGGATATACTCCGCGGTCGCAGTGACCACCACAAGATTGAAGCCCTCTTTAAGGCCGCTGCCCGGGCCATGCGGGAAGCCTGCAGTATCGATAACCGCAGTTTGGGCCAGATCCCATCCACCAAGGGGGTTCTGGCGTGATTGGCGTCCTCAACTACGGGGCAGGGAACCTGGGATCGGTGATGAATGCCCTTGCCCGGCTGGGCCTTCCGGCCCAATTCGTGACAGGTCCGGAGGAACTGCAGGTTCGCCGGGGAAACAACAGCGGATCTTCCGCCGGCCAGCAGTACTCGGCCATCATTTTTCCCGGGGATGGGCACTTCGCCACCGCCATGGAAGCCCTCACAGCCCAGGGCTATACCGAAGCCATCCGGGAGTGGATTGCTGCGGACCTGCCCTTTCTCGGCATCTGTATCGGCCTGCAATTACTCTTTGAACAGAGCGAAGAAGCACCGCCGGTTCAGGGCAAGGAAATCCCTGGATTATCGGTAATACCGGGAAGGGTGAAAAAATTCCAGGGACCCAAGGTTCCCCAGATTGGCTGGAATGAAACCAAAGGTACAAGCCGTTCACGGCTTTTCCAGAACCTGCCGGAACGTTCTTTCTTCTATTATATACATTCCTATTATGTTGTACCTGCAGAGGAAGACTGGGTTGCCGCAGAGGCAGACTACTATGGAACCTACTGCAGTGCGGTGGAACGGGGTGCCCTGACGGCGGTCCAGTTCCACCCGGAAAAATCGGGAGCTCTGGGACTGGAACTCCTGCGGCGCTGGGCTGAGGTGTACCATGTTAGCTAAACGAATCATTCCCTGCCTGGACGTAGATGACGGCAGAGTCGTTAAGGGAATAAAGTTTGAAGGCATTAAGGACGCGGGGGACCCGGTGGAACTGGCCCGCTGCTATAATGAACAGGGAGCCGATGAGCTCACCTTTCTTGACATCGGCGCCTCCTACAAAAGCCGGGATACCCTCATGGAGGTAGTCCGCCAGGTTGCCCGGGAAGTCTTTATCCCCCTCTGCGTAGGAGGGGGGATCCGCACGGTAGAGGATATGCGCCTTGCCATGAACGCTGGGGCAGACAAGGTATCGGTCTGTACGGCAGCCCTGCGGAATCCTGCACTGCTCACCGAGATGGCCCGGGCCTATGGGAGCCAGTGCGTGGTCCTTTCCATCGATGCAAAACGGGTATCTGAGCCCGGCGAAGCTCCCCGCTGGCATGCCTTTGCCAAGGGCGGCAGGGAAGATACGGGGATTGATGCCATCCAGTGGGCCATAGAGGCGGTCCGGCTCGGAGCGGGGGAAATACTCCTTAACTCCATCGATGCGGACGGAACCGGTGCGGGCTATGACCTTGAACTAACCCGCCGGGTGGGAGAAGCGGTTCCCGTGCCGGTGATTGCCTCAGGCGGGGCGGGTAATCTGGACCAGATTGTCCAGGCTCTTATCCCGGAAGGGGGCAACGCCGATGCGGCCCTGGTGGCCAGCATGCTGCACTTCGGAAAAACAACGATACAGGAAATTAAAACCTACGCAGAACAGAAAGGAGTGGTAGTTCGATGGTAATAGCTTCTATAGATATTCAAAACGGAAAAGTCGTCCAGCTGAAACAGGGTTCTCAGCTCATGCTCGAACGGGAAGATGCGGCAGAACTGGCCGCCGAATTCGACAAATATGGGGAAGTGGCGGTCATCGACCTGGATGCGGCTATGAAAACCGGTTCCAACGACGAATTGGTCAAATCCTTGCTCCGCCGGGCCGATTGCCGGGTTGGCGGCGGCATCGCCACAGTGGAACGGGCGGCGGAGCTCGTCAGCCTCGGGGCAAAAAAGGTCATAATCGGGTCCAAGGCTTTCCGGACATCAGGAGACAGTTTCGGCATTAACACAGCCTTCCTGGAAGCCCTGGCAAAAAAGATCGGCCGGGAGCGGGTTATCGTGGCCGTCGATGCCCGGGACGGCGAAATCGTCGTCGATGGCTGGAAGACCCCCACAGGGCTGCCCCTTATCGAGAGTGCCAAAGCGCTGGAACCCTATGTGGGGGAACTGCTTTACACCTGCGTTGAGCGGGAAGGAACCATGACCGGCACCAACCTGGACAGTATCCGCTCCCTGCGGGAAGCGGTTTCCTGTCTCGTCACGGTTGCCGGCGGCGTGAGCACCCTGGAAGAAATCGAAGCCATCGCCCGGCTGGGCTGTGATGTCCAGCTCGGCATGGCCCTCTATACCGGCAAAATCAACCTGGCCGATGCCTTTATTGCAAGCCTTTCCTGGAACCAGGCCTGGCAGGAGGGAAAACTGCTACCCGTCGTCGCCCAGGCCCCGGACGGTCAGGTTCTCATGCTGGGCTACACCGACAGGGAGGCCCTGGCGGAGACCTTTAAGCGGGGAAACCTCTGCTTTCACAGCCGGAGCCGCAACAAGCTCTGGATGAAGGGTGAAAGCTCAGGTAACACCCTCAAACTCATTCGGCTCCGGGCGGACTGCGACCGGGACACCATACTTGCGACAGTAGAACCGACGGGTCCCACCTGTCATACCGGAAACTGGACCTGTTTTACGGACCAGCGCTATACCTGGGAACTTTTGCAGAACATCGTCACTGAACGGTTCCGCAACCCCAAACCGGGTTCCTACACGGCAACGTTGGACGATGAACGGGTCCGGGAAAAGGTGATGGAAGAAGCCGAAGAGGTCTGCACCGCAAAAACCCATGATGAAATCATCTGGGAAGTGGCGGACCTTTTATATTTTACGACAGTATTGATGACCCGGGCCGGAGTCTCGGTGGTAGAGGTCATGGCTGAACTTGATCGGCGGCACAAGAAATGACCAGGTTGATGAAGGGAAGTCCCTACTGGAGCAGCCGCTGTGCAGCTCTGGAGCCCTACACTCCGGGGGAGCAGCCCCGGGACCGGCGGTACATCAAACTGAATACCAATGAAAGCCCCTACCCGCCTTCGCCGAAGGTGCTAGAAGCGCTTAAGACTGCGGCCAACGGGGACCTGCGGCTCTATCCGGACCCGACATGCCTTGCGCTCCGCGAAACAATCGCGAGGAGGTACGGGCTTCCGGGCCCCGAATGGGTCTTTGTGGGGAACGGCTCTGATGAAATCCTCGCCTTTGCCTTTGCGGCCTTTTTCGGTCCCCGGAAACGGACCGGCTCCACCCCGGCATCCGGCTCAGGGCTTATCACAGGACAAAGCGGGCCGGATCCGCTCTACCAAGATGAGGCTCCCCTGCTCTTCCCGGACATCACCTACAGCTTTTATCCGGTCTATGCCCAGTTGTGGAATATTCCCTACGGGACGATTCCGGTTTCAGACACGTTTGAAATAGATCCTCGGGAGTACTTGCAAAGGGCTGCCGGTGTAGTCCTGGCGAATCCTAACGCACCAACAGGCCGCGCCCTCGGCAAGGGGGCTCTCAGGGAACTGGCCGCCTTTCATCAACAGAACCAACGGGTAGTTTTAATTGATGAGGCCTATGTGGACTTTGGGGGCGAATCCATGGCGGAAGATGTTAAACAGTTTGATAATCTCCTCGTGGTCCATACACTTTCCAAGTCCCGTTCTCTGGCAGGGCTCAGGGTGGGCTATGCACTGGGACATCCGGACCTTATCGAAGGCTTGCGGCGGATTAAGGACTCCTTTAATTCGTATACACTGGACCGGCTTGCATTGGCAGGTGCCCAGGCGGCCATCGAAGACCGGGACTATTACGATGCCATGGCTGCTCGGATTATCGCAACCCGAGAGCGGACCTGCACCCAGCTCGAAGCCCTGGGATTCGAAGTAATTCCCTCTGGGGCAAACTTTATCTTTATCCGGCATCCGGCGCGGCGCGGGGCAGAACTGTTTCAGTCGCTGCGAGACCGTGGGATCCTTGTCCGTCACTGGAACAAGGAGCGGATCAGCGAGTACCTCCGGGTGAGTATCGGGACCGATGAGGAAATGGACAGCTTTGTAGGCTGTTGCCAGGAACTTGTAGAAAAGCCAAATACGTAGGGAGCGCCATCGCACCAGAGGAATGATCATGACCATACTGAAAGCCAAGGATTTTGATGCATACTGGAACTCACTCCATGGGGGCAGACCTTTGCCCCGGGGAGACGCCGCGGCGGCTGGCCCCGCACACCTCGCATCCAGCCCTGCTGCCGCGGCCCCTGTTGCCGCGAGCCCCTCGCCTGAGGCCCTAAGCCCATCAGCGGCCACAGCGACCGACACAGCGGTCCTCGCCATCATCGAAGCTGTCCGTTCCGGCGGGGACCGGGCCCTGCGGGACCTGGCGGCCCGCTTTGACCGCTCAAGCCCAGAACGGCTGGAAGTTCCCATGACTGCGGCCCGCCGGGCCCTTGAGGAACTGGAAGCGACCGATGCGAGCCTCGCCACAGCCCTGAGGCTCGCCGCTGACCACATCAGGGTTTTTGCAGAACTGCAGAAAAAGCAGTTTACCGACTTTGAGGTGAAACTTGAGCCGGGGCTTTTCACGGGTCAGCGGTGCATTCCGGTGGAACGGGCTGCGGTCTATGTCCCGGCGGGCCGCTTCCCCCTCATTTCTACGGTGCTCATGGGGGTCATCCCCGCAAAGGTAGCCGGTGTGGATGAGCTTATCATCCTGTCACCGCCTCTTGAAGATGGCCTTCCGGACCGGCGCATCCTGGCCGCAGCGGCATTGGCCGGGGCAGACCGGATATTTGCCGTCGGCGGTGCCCAGGCTGTTGCGGCAGCCGCCTTTGGAACCGAATCGGTCCCCCGCTGTGATGTGATCGTGGGGCCGGGAAATAAATATGTGGCCGCCGCAAAGCGGCTCCTCTTTGGCCAGGTCGGCATAGACTTTGTGGCGGGTCCCACGGATGTGCTCATCATAGCCGATGGAACGGCCAGCGCGGACCTCATCGCCGCGGATATGCTGGCTCAGGCAGAACATGATCCGGACGCCCGCGCCCGGGTCCTAGTCCCCAGCGAAGCGCTGGCCCAGGCCGTGCAGGCCGACCTGGTGCGGCGGCTGAGCAAGCTGGGCACCGCCGACACCGCCCGGGCATCCCTCGATGCCGGGGGGCTTATCATCATCTATGAAACCCTGGACGAAGCCATACAGATTGCTAACACCATTGCACCGGAACACCTGGAACTGCACCTGGCAGAGCCGGAGACCATTGCCGGCAGGCTCAGGAATTATGGCTCCCTCTTTATAGGGCACCTGGCGGCGGAAGTGCTGGGCGATTATTCAGCAGGGATTAACCATACCCTTCCAACTTCAGGAACAGCCCGCTTTACCGGCGGCCTCTCGGTCCGGCACTTCATTAAAACCGTCACCAGCCTCCGCTGTACGCCAGGTTCCGGCTTTGAGACAAGCCGAAAGGCCGCTGCCATAATCGCCCGTGCTGAAGGGCTCGACGGCCACCGGCAAAGCGCTGAGAGCAGGGGATAGTCTGCAAGATCAGGTTTCACACGTAGGATGAGATCTGTTTAGGAAACGTGGCGCATCTCAAAAGCTAACCGAGCTTTTAGAGGCGCCTATTATTCAACCTTAAAGTTCCGAACCTGGTTGATAATATGCTGAAACTGCTCAAAAAATTATTGGTTCAATGAACTGATATTCACCGTATACTCTTTAACGCTGCTGGTACGGAATGTATCGTATGCTTAATTTGCTTTCTTTTTATAATAAATGTATAAAAAGACAGGCATAATTATGATACCAATTATTAAACCATACATTACGTAGACAGAAATAAATAAAGGTCCTATAGGTTCTATGAAATAAACACTTAAATTATTAAAAAACACATAAACGAGTAACATAATCACCAAACATAAGGGTTGATAAAAAACTTTATAGTATGCATGAATAACTTGAATATCTAATAGCAAGGTTTCGCTATTTTTAGAAAATAGAGATTTTACTACTCTATATGCAGAATTATTCTCTATTGCCTTATAGGGTATCGCCTGAAGTTCAAAAAAATTCATTCTTTGTAAACTGCCCAATGGTGCGCTAAATCCCCGTTCAATACAAACAATAACAATACTAGAAACACCAATTTTAAATATCATTATTGCTATGATGAACCATACATCATATACAGGGTTTATTTTTTGCCACATGATGAAGCCATCACTATTAGAACCATATGGACCTTTTAAAATTATATAATTTAAAATTCCATCTAGTACATTTATAAACCAAGAGAAAAATATATTTAAAATACGGTATACTTTTTTTTGTATTTCAATGAATAAAAGTATAGATAATCCAAGACTATAAATTGATAATAAAAGCAGCATTACTCCGTTGACAAATCGGATAGGATTATAATTGGATAAAATAAACCAAGTAAAATAAAGTGATCCTGTTACCCACAAAAGTTCGCCTGGAAAAAGCTGATAATTCTTATATTTTATTAATTCCATGGTAAACCAACCTATTATTTGGCCGCTCAAACCATTAACTCATTTGAGTAGCATGTGTTTTTAGAATTTACTACATTGCTGAACAGCTCTTCCTAAATCATATGAATCACATGCATATTGCACTGCTTTAGGAACAGAAGGATTTTTAATTGCATATAAACCAACACCTGCTGCAACAACATCTGCAACAACCACTGCTGTTTTTTTAATTTCATTTATTGAATTTTTTACTTGAGATTTTTATGTACGGGAACCTGAACCTCTGCCATCACCATGGTAGCACCACGTTATTTGTCAACATAGATGTCGCCCGTTTAATGATGCTGTGCGTTCAGCACCACTCTGTCACAATGGACCCAATCTTTAAGGGATGACCGTATTTCTGGTCGAAAGAGCCGTACATAGGTAAGAGCTCTTTATCAATACCATAGTGGCGCTGATCGGGTGTCACAGAGCCAATCCCAGCATGTCGATGTTAAGTAATGTACCAATGGACAAAATCGGCAAACCACTGTTGTGCATGCTCTT harbors:
- a CDS encoding flavocytochrome c yields the protein MRIKYFLHTIILWASVAFIGCVSTAPRFQPGTYEGEGKGHGGDIRVLVTVTETDIKDIKIMSMQETAFLGDTAFATLKDRILKANSTEVDVVSGATEASNGYISAVQDALNKAGFVAVKKTKTQGRSKNLPAKSYDLVIIGGGGAGLSAANAAVAKGVRVVLFEKMGILGGNTIRATGGINAAGTAIQAEKGIKDSPDLFFQDTMKGGYNKNDPELVKTLATKSAASVSWLTDMGADLSDVGRLAGASVNRAHRPSGGAKVGPEIVKTLANKAKQSATLSIFTDAEVRSLLTNKQGAVTGVVVRIDGKDYKVTAKAVVLASGGFGANNEMAAKFNPALKGFATTNHAGATGDGILMAQAIGAALVDMDQIQTHPTFAPDGNEMVTEAVRGNGAILVNSAGKRFVDELETRDVVSAKILAQEGKIAYLVFDNSVRKSLSAIESYLKAGFVLEAQNLADLAHKIGSTSETLEKTIKNYNDAVLSKKDTEYGRSDMPRTLSEAPYYAIKVTPAIHHTMGGVKINTSAQVLRTDGSVIPGLYAAGEVTGGVHGGNRLGGNALADIVTFGRIAGENAVAYIMKK
- the hisG gene encoding ATP phosphoribosyltransferase; translation: MGKLRILIPKGRIFDNVSRLFAEAGIPISLSERTYRPNIAADWLDGKVMKPQNVGELLEIGSHDAGFTGIDWIRETGSNVVEVMDLGFDRVRIVAAVPAEMDEAALRGKKLVVATEYVNLAREWLTKKGYDFRILRTYGATEVFPPDDADMIVDNTSTGQTLRDNGLRIVDTILESSTRFVASKIAMADPEKKAQIDELAMLFKAVLDGREKVMLEMNVNKIRFPDLVAGLPAMRSPTIAPLYGDDGYAVKVAVPRHEVPILIPQLKRLGATDIVEYELRKVVP
- the hisB gene encoding imidazoleglycerol-phosphate dehydratase HisB, encoding MERIAEITRKTGETDIQVKLNIDGTGSAKIDCPVGFVTHMLTTFARHGLFDIELTARGDLEVDQHHLVEDIGIVLGQAFAKALGDKGGINRVGSCLFPMDETLARAAVDLSGRPYLVFEANLSGLPLVSTEASFQTDTVEDFWLGFATNAACALHLDILRGRSDHHKIEALFKAAARAMREACSIDNRSLGQIPSTKGVLA
- the hisH gene encoding imidazole glycerol phosphate synthase subunit HisH — encoded protein: MIGVLNYGAGNLGSVMNALARLGLPAQFVTGPEELQVRRGNNSGSSAGQQYSAIIFPGDGHFATAMEALTAQGYTEAIREWIAADLPFLGICIGLQLLFEQSEEAPPVQGKEIPGLSVIPGRVKKFQGPKVPQIGWNETKGTSRSRLFQNLPERSFFYYIHSYYVVPAEEDWVAAEADYYGTYCSAVERGALTAVQFHPEKSGALGLELLRRWAEVYHVS
- the hisF gene encoding imidazole glycerol phosphate synthase subunit HisF — translated: MLAKRIIPCLDVDDGRVVKGIKFEGIKDAGDPVELARCYNEQGADELTFLDIGASYKSRDTLMEVVRQVAREVFIPLCVGGGIRTVEDMRLAMNAGADKVSVCTAALRNPALLTEMARAYGSQCVVLSIDAKRVSEPGEAPRWHAFAKGGREDTGIDAIQWAIEAVRLGAGEILLNSIDADGTGAGYDLELTRRVGEAVPVPVIASGGAGNLDQIVQALIPEGGNADAALVASMLHFGKTTIQEIKTYAEQKGVVVRW
- the hisIE gene encoding bifunctional phosphoribosyl-AMP cyclohydrolase/phosphoribosyl-ATP diphosphatase HisIE gives rise to the protein MVIASIDIQNGKVVQLKQGSQLMLEREDAAELAAEFDKYGEVAVIDLDAAMKTGSNDELVKSLLRRADCRVGGGIATVERAAELVSLGAKKVIIGSKAFRTSGDSFGINTAFLEALAKKIGRERVIVAVDARDGEIVVDGWKTPTGLPLIESAKALEPYVGELLYTCVEREGTMTGTNLDSIRSLREAVSCLVTVAGGVSTLEEIEAIARLGCDVQLGMALYTGKINLADAFIASLSWNQAWQEGKLLPVVAQAPDGQVLMLGYTDREALAETFKRGNLCFHSRSRNKLWMKGESSGNTLKLIRLRADCDRDTILATVEPTGPTCHTGNWTCFTDQRYTWELLQNIVTERFRNPKPGSYTATLDDERVREKVMEEAEEVCTAKTHDEIIWEVADLLYFTTVLMTRAGVSVVEVMAELDRRHKK
- a CDS encoding pyridoxal phosphate-dependent aminotransferase, with product MTRLMKGSPYWSSRCAALEPYTPGEQPRDRRYIKLNTNESPYPPSPKVLEALKTAANGDLRLYPDPTCLALRETIARRYGLPGPEWVFVGNGSDEILAFAFAAFFGPRKRTGSTPASGSGLITGQSGPDPLYQDEAPLLFPDITYSFYPVYAQLWNIPYGTIPVSDTFEIDPREYLQRAAGVVLANPNAPTGRALGKGALRELAAFHQQNQRVVLIDEAYVDFGGESMAEDVKQFDNLLVVHTLSKSRSLAGLRVGYALGHPDLIEGLRRIKDSFNSYTLDRLALAGAQAAIEDRDYYDAMAARIIATRERTCTQLEALGFEVIPSGANFIFIRHPARRGAELFQSLRDRGILVRHWNKERISEYLRVSIGTDEEMDSFVGCCQELVEKPNT
- the hisD gene encoding histidinol dehydrogenase, with product MTILKAKDFDAYWNSLHGGRPLPRGDAAAAGPAHLASSPAAAAPVAASPSPEALSPSAATATDTAVLAIIEAVRSGGDRALRDLAARFDRSSPERLEVPMTAARRALEELEATDASLATALRLAADHIRVFAELQKKQFTDFEVKLEPGLFTGQRCIPVERAAVYVPAGRFPLISTVLMGVIPAKVAGVDELIILSPPLEDGLPDRRILAAAALAGADRIFAVGGAQAVAAAAFGTESVPRCDVIVGPGNKYVAAAKRLLFGQVGIDFVAGPTDVLIIADGTASADLIAADMLAQAEHDPDARARVLVPSEALAQAVQADLVRRLSKLGTADTARASLDAGGLIIIYETLDEAIQIANTIAPEHLELHLAEPETIAGRLRNYGSLFIGHLAAEVLGDYSAGINHTLPTSGTARFTGGLSVRHFIKTVTSLRCTPGSGFETSRKAAAIIARAEGLDGHRQSAESRG